One Gemmatimonadaceae bacterium DNA window includes the following coding sequences:
- a CDS encoding RluA family pseudouridine synthase — protein sequence MTGGGPPGDGTAGTTHELSAPDDAPRLDLLIAGQLDLSRNQAATLIANGRVWVDGRREKASYRARAGERITVVMPTPPTRTVLAESIPLAIVYEDEDVLVVDKPAGMVVHPAPGHWSGTLVNALKGRGSTLSGGSAEGREGIVHRLDKETSGLLLVAKTDRAHRVLGAELQARRIVRRYAAVAWGHVAEDRITIEKPIARDPRDRKRMAIVSKGRPARTDFTRLARFDSADLLRAHLYTGRTHQIRVHLTAIGHPVVGDDTYGGGGGRRLVQLPPRRHFLHAAWLQFRHPVSGKEIDIRSPLPEDLRRALAAIAQGSLPDDALAGDLDPLEYFGFYRLHL from the coding sequence GTGACCGGCGGCGGCCCGCCCGGTGACGGAACCGCCGGGACGACTCACGAGCTCTCCGCGCCTGACGATGCACCGCGACTCGATCTGTTGATTGCGGGGCAGCTCGATCTGTCTCGCAATCAGGCGGCGACGCTGATCGCAAATGGCCGCGTATGGGTGGATGGCCGGCGAGAAAAGGCGAGCTACCGGGCCCGCGCGGGTGAGCGCATAACGGTTGTGATGCCGACGCCTCCAACGCGGACCGTGCTCGCGGAATCGATTCCTTTGGCAATTGTCTATGAAGACGAGGACGTGCTCGTCGTCGACAAGCCCGCCGGCATGGTCGTACATCCCGCGCCCGGCCATTGGTCCGGGACCCTCGTAAATGCCCTGAAGGGTCGAGGGTCGACGCTCTCTGGGGGAAGTGCCGAAGGGCGCGAAGGAATCGTCCATCGGCTGGACAAGGAAACGTCGGGGCTTCTGCTCGTCGCGAAGACGGACAGGGCACATCGCGTATTGGGCGCCGAGCTCCAGGCCCGGCGCATCGTTCGACGCTACGCAGCAGTCGCCTGGGGACATGTCGCCGAAGATCGCATCACGATCGAGAAGCCAATCGCGCGCGATCCGCGAGACCGAAAGCGCATGGCGATCGTCAGTAAGGGACGGCCGGCGCGGACGGATTTCACCCGGCTGGCGCGCTTCGATTCCGCCGATCTGCTACGGGCGCACCTGTACACCGGGCGTACGCATCAGATTCGCGTGCATCTCACCGCGATCGGCCATCCGGTCGTTGGCGATGACACGTACGGCGGAGGCGGGGGGCGCCGGCTCGTTCAATTACCCCCGCGTCGACACTTTCTGCACGCTGCGTGGTTGCAGTTTCGCCATCCGGTGAGCGGGAAGGAGATCGACATTCGCTCACCGCTGCCGGAGGATCTCCGCCGAGCGCTGGCCGCCATTGCACAGGGCAGTCTTCCCGACGACGCACTTGCAGGCGACCTCGATCCGCTGGAGTACTTTGGCTTCTACCGCCTCCACCTTTGA
- a CDS encoding chemotaxis protein CheW gives MLYRVGSAVYGCDIDDIREIVPFRQATRLPGAPGYVTGLINLRGTIVTVFDLGVLLDATRARVAENSSIMLVAMPGNSRLVGVAVQEVMDVRVVGTSVDDVIADSAGNDAVRGLAHVDGGTVILLDIHSLVRQVLLS, from the coding sequence TTGCTGTACCGGGTTGGAAGCGCGGTTTACGGCTGCGACATCGACGACATTCGGGAGATCGTACCATTCCGGCAAGCGACTCGCTTGCCGGGCGCACCGGGGTATGTCACGGGGCTGATCAATCTCCGCGGGACGATCGTAACCGTCTTCGATCTCGGTGTACTCCTCGACGCCACGCGCGCGCGTGTAGCTGAGAATAGTTCGATCATGCTCGTCGCGATGCCAGGGAACAGCCGCCTGGTTGGCGTCGCGGTGCAGGAAGTCATGGATGTTCGCGTCGTCGGCACGTCGGTCGACGATGTCATTGCCGACAGCGCCGGCAACGATGCCGTGCGCGGTCTCGCGCACGTGGACGGCGGGACGGTCATCCTCCTCGACATCCACTCACTCGTCAGGCAGGTCCTGCTCTCCTAG
- a CDS encoding response regulator gives MSHTVLICDDAIFMRTMVGDILSQAGFEVVGEAETGVQAVEKYKQLRPDLVTMDIVMPDMGGIDAVREICKHDPQAKILMCSAMGQQALVVEAIQAGAKDFVVKPFQPSRVLEAVQRVLG, from the coding sequence TTGAGCCATACCGTTCTCATTTGTGACGACGCGATCTTCATGCGGACCATGGTCGGCGACATACTCAGCCAAGCGGGATTCGAGGTTGTGGGCGAAGCGGAAACTGGCGTGCAGGCCGTGGAGAAGTACAAGCAACTCCGGCCCGACCTCGTCACGATGGACATCGTGATGCCCGACATGGGCGGTATCGATGCGGTCCGCGAGATCTGCAAGCACGATCCGCAGGCGAAAATCCTCATGTGTTCGGCAATGGGGCAACAGGCGCTGGTCGTGGAGGCGATCCAGGCGGGCGCGAAGGATTTCGTCGTGAAGCCGTTCCAGCCTTCGAGGGTTCTCGAAGCGGTTCAGCGGGTGCTCGGGTGA
- a CDS encoding chemotaxis protein CheA, producing the protein MDASQYADLFLTESREHLSAINQWLLQLEREGAAASAEPVSAIFRAVHTVKGMSATMGYVGVAELSHELETLLDRVRRGEMNVNAELMDLLFRSADVLEAAIEGAVAGRVVSTEDVLRRLRAFADVRPAAAADEGETSPNDWTAPAPTGSGMLVRVRLIPEAPLKGVRAFLVVQALRRLGDVLVVNPSVAQLQSEQFAHDFALRLSTTSGEAEIERVARGAGDVAAVRVGEDGAQPEVQRSSAAESKTALADVSKARTADRESAAVARRPAGESPAPNATPRAIDLAAEAAGESANVRQSRHVRIDLRRLDSLMNLIGELVITRGRLLQIATGLDDSALADSVTQASRLIGDLRDEIMTSRMVPVWQIFDRFPRLVRDASRSLGKRIEFTIEGKEIELDRSMLDEIGDPIVHLLRNAIDHGIESPEERAAAGKAAAGKLRLSAARDRSAVVIRVSDDGRGIDRDRVLMKARAMGLVDANKASLSDDELLRIIGRPGFSTAERVTDLSGRGVGIDAVYTRVRALGGAVDIRSQPGQGTTATLRLPLTLAIVRALLARAGQEVYAIPLTHVSETVELQEAALRTLQGREVLVLRSDVLPVLRLRELVGLPPRDAVVTAGQPNEQIVIIDLPDRRIGLVVDELAGQQEIVVKQFDGVKDGLSFFGGATILGNGSPALIVDVSSFP; encoded by the coding sequence ATGGACGCCTCCCAGTACGCCGACCTCTTCCTCACGGAAAGTCGCGAGCACCTTTCGGCGATCAATCAGTGGCTTCTCCAGCTCGAGCGAGAGGGAGCCGCTGCCAGCGCCGAACCGGTGAGCGCGATCTTTCGCGCCGTTCACACCGTGAAGGGGATGAGCGCGACGATGGGCTACGTCGGCGTCGCGGAGCTCTCACACGAGCTTGAGACGTTGCTCGACCGCGTGCGGCGAGGCGAGATGAACGTCAACGCGGAGTTGATGGATCTTCTCTTCCGCTCCGCCGATGTACTCGAGGCGGCGATCGAAGGCGCCGTCGCCGGACGCGTGGTGTCGACCGAGGACGTGCTGCGCCGATTGCGTGCATTTGCCGACGTCCGTCCGGCCGCGGCGGCGGACGAGGGCGAGACATCGCCTAACGACTGGACGGCGCCGGCGCCGACTGGATCGGGCATGCTCGTCCGCGTGCGACTGATACCCGAGGCGCCTCTCAAAGGCGTGCGCGCATTTCTCGTCGTGCAAGCGCTCAGGCGGCTCGGCGACGTGCTGGTCGTCAATCCATCGGTGGCTCAGCTGCAGTCGGAGCAGTTCGCCCACGATTTCGCACTGCGGCTCTCGACGACCTCTGGCGAGGCCGAGATCGAGCGAGTCGCGCGCGGCGCTGGCGATGTCGCGGCGGTGCGGGTTGGCGAGGATGGCGCACAGCCGGAGGTGCAGCGCTCCAGCGCCGCCGAGTCGAAGACGGCGCTCGCCGACGTGTCGAAGGCGCGGACGGCCGATCGCGAGTCCGCCGCCGTCGCGCGAAGGCCGGCTGGGGAATCTCCAGCGCCTAACGCCACGCCACGCGCGATCGATCTTGCGGCGGAAGCCGCGGGCGAATCGGCGAACGTTCGTCAGTCGCGACATGTGCGGATCGACCTTCGCCGGCTCGATTCGCTCATGAATCTCATCGGCGAGCTGGTGATTACGCGCGGGCGATTGCTGCAGATCGCGACGGGACTGGACGACTCCGCGCTCGCCGACAGCGTGACGCAGGCGTCCCGTCTGATCGGCGATCTGCGCGACGAGATCATGACGAGCCGCATGGTGCCCGTGTGGCAGATCTTCGATCGCTTCCCGCGTCTCGTGCGTGACGCCTCGCGCTCACTTGGCAAGCGCATCGAGTTCACGATCGAGGGGAAGGAGATCGAGCTCGATCGGTCGATGCTCGACGAGATCGGTGATCCGATCGTGCACTTGCTGCGGAACGCGATCGATCATGGTATCGAATCGCCGGAGGAGCGAGCGGCGGCGGGGAAGGCGGCGGCGGGCAAGCTGCGTCTCAGTGCGGCGCGCGATCGTTCCGCGGTGGTGATCCGGGTGAGCGACGATGGACGCGGCATCGACCGGGATCGCGTGTTGATGAAGGCGAGAGCGATGGGTCTCGTCGACGCGAACAAGGCGTCGTTGAGCGATGACGAGCTGTTGCGAATCATCGGCCGGCCGGGCTTCTCCACAGCGGAGCGGGTGACCGATCTGTCGGGGCGCGGCGTCGGGATCGATGCCGTGTACACCCGCGTTCGAGCGTTGGGCGGTGCCGTCGACATTCGCTCACAGCCGGGTCAGGGCACGACGGCGACGCTCCGCCTGCCGCTGACGCTCGCGATCGTGCGCGCGCTGCTCGCGCGCGCCGGACAGGAGGTGTACGCGATTCCTCTCACGCATGTGAGCGAGACGGTCGAGCTGCAGGAGGCGGCGCTCCGCACGTTGCAGGGCCGCGAGGTGCTCGTGTTGCGGTCGGACGTGCTGCCGGTGCTTCGTCTCCGCGAGCTGGTCGGGTTGCCTCCGCGCGACGCGGTCGTGACGGCGGGACAGCCTAACGAGCAGATCGTCATCATCGATCTGCCGGATCGCCGGATCGGGCTCGTCGTCGACGAGCTCGCGGGGCAGCAGGAAATCGTCGTCAAGCAGTTCGACGGCGTGAAAGACGGACTCTCATTCTTCGGCGGCGCGACGATCCTCGGGAACGGCTCGCCGGCACTCATCGTGGACGTCAGCAGCTTCCCATGA
- a CDS encoding chemotaxis protein CheC yields MTIPIDDIRSLKAIQLDALKEVANIGAGHAATALSQMIGGTIMISVPTINISRLEEIPPQVAEPDEPVAAVLMHMLGDLTGRTMLVFPRHSALRLAELMLHREPGTSDEFGEMEQSAVKEAGNILSSAYMNALSEFIHLMLLPSPPSLAIDMSAAVLTTAYLQFSSQKDYVFCVESEFMMLNMSDRLRGFFLLLPDPASLQALLRAVRVA; encoded by the coding sequence ATGACAATCCCCATAGACGACATCCGCTCGCTCAAGGCGATCCAGCTCGATGCGCTGAAAGAAGTGGCGAACATCGGGGCCGGCCACGCCGCAACCGCGCTGTCTCAGATGATCGGCGGCACGATCATGATCAGCGTGCCCACGATCAATATCTCGCGACTCGAGGAGATCCCGCCGCAGGTGGCCGAGCCCGACGAACCGGTGGCCGCGGTTCTGATGCACATGCTCGGCGACCTGACGGGTCGCACGATGCTCGTGTTTCCACGGCACTCGGCGCTCCGGCTCGCCGAGTTGATGCTGCATCGCGAGCCCGGGACGTCGGACGAATTCGGAGAAATGGAGCAGTCGGCGGTGAAGGAGGCAGGGAACATCCTGAGCTCCGCCTACATGAACGCGCTCAGCGAGTTCATTCACCTCATGCTGCTGCCGTCGCCGCCGAGTCTGGCGATCGACATGTCGGCCGCGGTGTTGACGACCGCCTATCTGCAATTCAGCTCGCAGAAAGACTACGTGTTCTGCGTCGAGAGCGAGTTCATGATGTTGAACATGTCGGATCGGCTGCGCGGCTTTTTCCTTCTGCTTCCGGATCCTGCCTCGCTCCAAGCGTTGCTGCGCGCGGTGCGCGTCGCCTAA
- a CDS encoding tetratricopeptide repeat protein encodes MTASVPAVRPPSLTSQRDRDVLRSFAQRIDPSDAGAHNNLGVLYYNKGLHEEAVAAFMRALELDQKMQVAQRNLEIAYFNTGYYDKRIPELRERLRQHPEDREARWELGRTYALLGQQPQAVEEFTALLQYHPNDVGTLLQLGLSEKQAGDIGRAQEWLQRALALDPDSSILHFYLGEVLYNRGLNDESLNALKRAMELNPENHDALYLMGFVLGDMGRHEEARDITKRAIKLNPTLSRAQANLSLEQGRPQRYEEAVQAREERRGREMQVAGEGRLARYNLGLAFRQKGYFSEALREYRLALEQGEDKDLILQAMAEVHILRKDAKAARQLYEQLLKSQPNSPKLWNERGVTLHQDGRFDDAEASYRKAIAADSRYALAHNNLGIALYHRGDVDAALSALGAALEAEASFVKARLNLALLLYKGKRLQKALEGYRQALTTEPEHPVAWNGIGLVLADLKKHEDAKNAFARAIQARPRYAEAHYNLSFTLSSLGDFEGALRETKLALEIDPYYVAQKFELAIDLQHEDPDLSIQPDLGSEKRADEPIEEFSFDAKLLDTLFTELAPAPKPAAKTSEANPYKMAADYLTKGMHDRAAAETRRAMARGADRAEGQSLLGTVFAKQGLHGEALERYREARREAGDQNVPKAALIGEAWSLVRLGRGVEARPLADELLAREAEDIEVLMLAATARSDAGDPAAALAALETARRVAPVRAEVQQKIGDIARSLGDFEGAIAAYQHALTLDQDFAVVRYQLARLLAAKGALKEAEQELIAALDAVPTYAEATLELAALRRQVGRAGDALPLLIDLLQRDPYHFDALIALGETLLSTGRKRDAITAFTRVLRFDPMHVGALYHEGALLVEQKRYREAITRWERVIANAPASEYAKRAKREMRTAADLARIFGDRTTNEKKPSRTSGPTSTATRS; translated from the coding sequence ATGACTGCTTCGGTGCCGGCCGTCCGACCGCCCTCCCTCACGTCCCAGCGCGATCGGGACGTGTTGCGGTCGTTCGCCCAGCGCATCGATCCCTCCGACGCCGGTGCGCACAACAATCTCGGCGTTCTCTACTACAACAAGGGATTGCATGAGGAAGCCGTCGCCGCGTTCATGCGCGCGCTCGAGCTCGACCAGAAGATGCAGGTCGCGCAACGCAATCTCGAGATCGCGTACTTCAACACCGGCTATTACGACAAGCGCATTCCCGAGCTGCGCGAGCGATTGCGCCAGCATCCCGAGGATCGTGAAGCGCGGTGGGAACTCGGCCGCACGTACGCACTCCTTGGACAGCAGCCGCAAGCCGTGGAAGAATTCACGGCGCTGCTGCAGTACCACCCAAATGACGTTGGGACGCTACTGCAGCTCGGCCTGTCGGAGAAGCAGGCGGGCGATATTGGCCGTGCGCAGGAGTGGCTGCAACGCGCGCTCGCGCTCGATCCCGACAGCTCGATTCTCCACTTCTACCTCGGCGAGGTCCTGTACAATCGTGGATTGAACGACGAATCCCTGAACGCGCTCAAGCGCGCGATGGAGCTCAATCCCGAGAACCACGACGCGCTCTACCTGATGGGATTCGTGCTCGGCGACATGGGCCGGCACGAAGAAGCGCGCGACATCACGAAGCGCGCGATCAAGCTGAATCCAACGCTGTCGCGTGCGCAGGCCAATCTCTCGCTCGAGCAGGGGCGTCCGCAACGCTACGAAGAGGCGGTGCAGGCACGCGAAGAACGTCGCGGCCGCGAGATGCAGGTCGCCGGTGAAGGCCGACTCGCGCGCTACAATCTGGGCCTCGCGTTTCGGCAGAAAGGCTATTTCTCCGAGGCGCTGCGTGAATATCGCCTCGCCCTCGAGCAGGGTGAGGACAAAGACCTCATTCTGCAGGCGATGGCCGAGGTCCACATTCTTCGCAAGGACGCCAAGGCGGCGCGGCAACTGTATGAGCAACTGCTCAAGTCGCAGCCAAATAGCCCCAAGCTGTGGAACGAGCGGGGCGTGACGCTCCACCAGGATGGCCGCTTCGACGACGCCGAGGCGAGCTATCGCAAGGCGATTGCCGCCGATTCGCGATACGCGCTGGCGCACAACAACCTCGGGATCGCGCTCTATCACCGTGGCGACGTGGATGCCGCGCTGTCCGCGTTAGGCGCCGCGCTCGAGGCCGAAGCCTCCTTCGTGAAGGCGCGCCTCAATCTCGCGCTGCTCCTGTACAAGGGAAAGCGTCTCCAGAAAGCGCTCGAAGGGTATCGTCAGGCGCTGACGACCGAGCCCGAGCATCCGGTCGCATGGAATGGCATCGGCCTCGTCCTCGCCGATCTGAAGAAACACGAAGACGCCAAGAACGCGTTCGCGCGTGCGATTCAGGCTCGGCCGAGGTACGCCGAGGCGCATTACAATCTCAGCTTCACGCTCTCGAGTCTCGGCGACTTCGAGGGCGCGCTGCGCGAGACGAAGCTCGCGCTCGAGATCGACCCGTACTACGTGGCGCAGAAGTTCGAGCTCGCCATCGATCTGCAGCACGAGGATCCCGATCTCTCGATCCAGCCGGACCTCGGTAGCGAGAAGCGCGCCGACGAGCCGATCGAGGAGTTCAGCTTCGACGCGAAGCTGCTCGACACGCTGTTCACCGAGCTCGCGCCGGCGCCGAAGCCCGCAGCCAAGACGAGCGAGGCGAATCCGTACAAAATGGCGGCGGATTACCTGACGAAGGGGATGCACGATCGGGCCGCCGCCGAAACGCGTCGTGCGATGGCGCGCGGAGCCGACCGCGCCGAGGGCCAGTCGCTGCTCGGCACCGTCTTCGCGAAGCAAGGTCTCCACGGAGAGGCGCTCGAGCGCTATCGAGAGGCTCGGCGAGAGGCAGGCGATCAGAATGTCCCCAAGGCAGCGCTCATTGGCGAGGCCTGGTCGCTCGTTAGGCTGGGTCGCGGCGTCGAGGCGCGTCCACTCGCCGACGAGTTGCTCGCGCGCGAGGCCGAAGACATCGAGGTCCTGATGCTGGCCGCCACGGCGCGCAGCGACGCGGGCGATCCGGCAGCGGCGCTGGCGGCGCTCGAGACCGCGCGGCGCGTGGCACCCGTACGTGCCGAGGTGCAGCAGAAGATCGGTGATATCGCGCGATCGCTCGGCGACTTCGAAGGCGCGATTGCCGCCTATCAGCATGCGCTGACGCTCGATCAGGATTTCGCGGTCGTGCGCTATCAACTCGCCAGGCTGCTTGCCGCGAAGGGCGCGCTCAAGGAAGCGGAGCAGGAGCTCATCGCGGCGCTCGACGCCGTGCCGACGTACGCCGAGGCGACGCTTGAGCTGGCCGCGTTGCGGCGCCAGGTGGGACGCGCGGGGGACGCCCTGCCGCTGCTGATCGACCTGTTGCAGCGCGATCCATATCACTTCGATGCGCTCATCGCGTTAGGCGAGACGTTGTTGTCGACGGGACGGAAGCGCGATGCGATCACCGCGTTCACTCGCGTCCTGCGCTTCGACCCGATGCACGTCGGGGCGCTCTATCACGAGGGCGCGCTGCTCGTGGAGCAAAAGCGCTACCGCGAGGCGATCACGCGCTGGGAGCGCGTGATCGCAAACGCGCCGGCGAGCGAGTACGCCAAGCGCGCGAAGCGTGAGATGCGCACCGCCGCCGACCTGGCTCGCATCTTTGGCGATCGCACGACCAACGAGAAGAAGCCGAGCCGCACGAGCGGCCCGACGTCGACGGCGACGCGGAGCTGA